A part of Pararoseomonas sp. SCSIO 73927 genomic DNA contains:
- the pdxH gene encoding pyridoxamine 5'-phosphate oxidase yields the protein MSLTTEVPAGEARSSGIPDAAEPLGLFAAWFAEAVAGEPNDPNAMCLSTATPDGRPSSRMVLLNGRDDRGFIFYTNEGSRKGGELLANPRVALLFHWKSLRRQVRIEGAAERVTEAESDAYFASRPRGSRLASAASDQSRPLPSRAVFEARIAELDAAWPGDAMVRPPHWGGFRVVPEAIEFWQDMPFRMHDRLVFRREGEAWRTERLYP from the coding sequence ATGAGCCTGACCACCGAGGTTCCCGCCGGCGAGGCCCGCTCCTCCGGCATCCCCGACGCCGCCGAGCCCCTCGGCCTCTTCGCGGCCTGGTTCGCGGAGGCGGTCGCGGGAGAGCCGAACGACCCGAACGCAATGTGCCTCTCCACCGCCACGCCAGACGGCCGCCCCTCCTCGCGCATGGTGCTGCTGAACGGGCGGGACGACCGGGGCTTCATCTTCTACACCAACGAGGGAAGCCGGAAGGGCGGGGAGCTGCTGGCGAATCCGCGGGTGGCCCTGCTCTTCCACTGGAAGTCGCTGCGGCGGCAGGTGCGGATCGAGGGCGCGGCCGAGCGGGTGACGGAGGCGGAGTCGGACGCCTACTTCGCCTCCCGCCCCCGCGGGTCCCGCCTCGCCTCCGCCGCCTCGGACCAGTCCCGGCCGCTCCCGTCCCGCGCTGTCTTCGAGGCGCGGATAGCGGAGCTGGACGCGGCCTGGCCCGGCGACGCGATGGTCCGCCCGCCCCACTGGGGCGGCTTCCGCGTGGTGCCCGAGGCGATCGAGTTCTGGCAGGACATGCCCTTCCGCATGCACGACCGGCTGGTCTTCCGGCGCGAGGGCGAGGCGTGGCGGACGGAGCGGCTGTATCCGTGA
- the fabI gene encoding enoyl-ACP reductase FabI — MDDAEAVADAAALPSGLPMKGDLMKGRRGIVMGVANDRSIAWAIAQAVAAQGAEVAFTYQGEALEKRVRPLAASIGSDLLVPCDVSDEAAVDAAFARVAERWDGIDFLVHAISFADKQYLRGRYLDTPKEAFLQALDISCYSFVTVSRRAAAMMKPGGSLLTLSYLGAERWTPHYNVMGVAKAALEASVRYMAADLGDSGIRVNAVSAGPIKTLAASGIGDFRYILKWNQYNSPMRRNVGLEEVGGAGLYFLSPLSGGVTGEVHHVDCGYHIVGMKHPEAPDIAIEKAPGERG, encoded by the coding sequence ATGGATGACGCCGAAGCCGTGGCGGATGCCGCCGCGCTGCCCTCTGGGCTGCCGATGAAGGGCGACCTGATGAAGGGCCGCCGCGGCATCGTGATGGGCGTGGCAAATGACCGCTCTATCGCCTGGGCCATCGCCCAGGCCGTCGCCGCGCAGGGGGCCGAGGTCGCCTTCACCTATCAGGGCGAGGCGCTGGAGAAGCGCGTGCGCCCGCTCGCCGCCTCCATCGGCTCCGACCTTCTGGTTCCCTGCGACGTCTCGGACGAGGCGGCCGTCGACGCGGCCTTCGCCCGGGTCGCGGAGCGGTGGGACGGGATTGACTTCCTCGTCCATGCCATTAGTTTTGCGGATAAGCAGTACCTGCGCGGACGCTACCTCGACACGCCGAAGGAGGCCTTCCTCCAGGCCCTCGACATCTCCTGCTACTCCTTCGTCACCGTCTCCCGCCGCGCGGCCGCGATGATGAAGCCGGGCGGCTCGCTCCTTACCCTCTCCTATCTCGGCGCGGAGCGTTGGACGCCGCACTACAACGTCATGGGCGTGGCCAAGGCGGCGCTGGAGGCGAGCGTGCGCTACATGGCGGCCGACCTCGGCGATTCCGGCATCCGGGTGAATGCGGTCTCGGCCGGGCCCATTAAGACGCTGGCCGCCAGCGGCATCGGCGACTTCCGCTACATCCTAAAGTGGAACCAGTACAACTCCCCCATGCGCCGCAACGTCGGCCTGGAGGAGGTGGGCGGCGCCGGCCTCTACTTCCTCTCTCCCCTCTCGGGCGGGGTGACGGGCGAGGTCCACCACGTGGATTGCGGCTACCACATCGTCGGCATGAAGCACCCGGAGGCGCCGGACATTGCTATTGAGAAGGCACCCGGCGAGAGGGGCTGA
- the aroC gene encoding chorismate synthase translates to MSHNSFGHLFRVTSWGESHGPAIGGVVDGCPPGLPLTEADIQPFLDRRRPGQSRFVTQRQEPDQVRILSGTFDGVTTGTPISLIIENTDQRSRDYGEIAESFRPGHADLTYHLKYGVRDYRGGGRSSARETAVRVAAGAVARRVLGAGVTIRGALVAMGGDEVDRAAWDWSAVEENPFFCPDPAAAARWEERLLALRKSGSSVGAVVEVVAEGLPPGLGAPLYGKLDAEIAAALMSINAVKGVEIGDGFASAALTGEENADEMRMAPDGTVAFLANHAGGVLGGISTGQPIVARFAVKPTSSILVPRRTVDRHGAERELITKGRHDPCVGIRAVPVGEAMVACVLADALLRHRAQVRDAPLSTRLPRN, encoded by the coding sequence ATGTCCCACAACAGCTTCGGCCACCTCTTCCGCGTCACCAGCTGGGGCGAGAGCCACGGGCCGGCGATCGGCGGGGTGGTGGATGGCTGCCCGCCCGGCCTGCCGCTGACCGAGGCGGACATCCAGCCTTTTCTCGATCGCCGCCGTCCCGGTCAATCCAGGTTCGTGACCCAGCGGCAGGAGCCGGATCAGGTCCGCATCCTGTCCGGAACCTTCGATGGCGTGACAACCGGAACGCCTATCTCGTTGATAATTGAGAATACTGACCAGCGCTCCCGCGACTATGGCGAGATCGCCGAGAGCTTCCGGCCCGGCCATGCGGACCTCACCTACCATCTGAAGTACGGCGTGCGGGACTACCGCGGCGGCGGCCGCTCCTCGGCCCGGGAGACGGCGGTGCGGGTGGCGGCCGGTGCCGTGGCGCGGCGGGTGCTGGGCGCGGGCGTGACGATCCGCGGGGCGCTGGTGGCGATGGGTGGGGACGAGGTGGACCGCGCGGCCTGGGACTGGTCGGCGGTGGAGGAGAACCCTTTCTTCTGCCCGGACCCCGCCGCCGCCGCGCGGTGGGAGGAGCGCCTCCTGGCCCTCCGCAAATCCGGCTCCTCCGTCGGCGCCGTGGTGGAGGTGGTGGCGGAGGGCCTGCCGCCCGGGCTGGGCGCCCCCCTCTATGGCAAGCTGGACGCGGAGATCGCCGCCGCCCTCATGTCCATTAACGCCGTGAAGGGGGTGGAGATCGGAGACGGGTTCGCCTCCGCCGCCCTGACGGGGGAGGAGAACGCGGACGAGATGCGGATGGCGCCGGACGGCACGGTGGCGTTCCTGGCCAACCACGCGGGGGGCGTCCTCGGCGGCATCTCCACCGGCCAGCCCATCGTCGCGCGCTTCGCGGTGAAGCCCACCTCCTCCATCCTCGTGCCCCGGCGCACCGTGGACCGGCACGGGGCGGAGCGGGAGCTGATCACGAAGGGGCGGCACGACCCCTGCGTCGGCATCCGCGCCGTCCCGGTCGGCGAGGCGATGGTCGCCTGCGTGCTGGCAGACGCCCTCCTGCGACACCGGGCGCAGGTGCGGGACGCGCCGCTGTCCACCCGGCTCCCGAGAAACTGA
- a CDS encoding peptide chain release factor 1: MTDAEIERAQEELDRLLNDPEVRMDPARVWALAGRLSQGTAAPGAQR, translated from the coding sequence ATGACGGACGCGGAGATCGAGAGAGCCCAGGAGGAGCTGGACCGCCTGCTCAACGATCCCGAGGTCCGCATGGACCCCGCTCGCGTCTGGGCCCTGGCCGGCCGCCTTTCCCAGGGCACCGCCGCACCGGGCGCGCAGCGCTAG
- a CDS encoding TlyA family RNA methyltransferase: MPQPKPAKQRADAALVERGLAESRTRAQALILAGVVFSGERRVDKPGQELREGDPLEVRGQDHPWVSRGGLKLAHGLEAFGLDPAGRVCIDVGASTGGFTHVLLHHGAARVYAVDVGHGQLAWSLRNDPRVVVLERVNARYLEPAQVPEPVGAVVCDASFIGLSTVLPAALAMAAPSAFAVALIKPQFEAGPGNVGKGGVVRDPNVHRAVCAKVTGWWSGLAGWEVLGVTESPITGPEGNKEFLIGARRSG; this comes from the coding sequence TTGCCACAGCCCAAGCCCGCCAAGCAGCGCGCCGACGCCGCCCTCGTGGAGCGGGGCCTGGCCGAGAGCCGGACGCGGGCGCAGGCGCTGATCCTGGCGGGGGTGGTGTTCAGCGGTGAGCGCCGGGTGGACAAGCCCGGGCAGGAGCTGCGGGAGGGCGACCCGCTGGAGGTGCGCGGCCAGGACCACCCCTGGGTGAGCCGGGGTGGGCTGAAGCTGGCGCACGGGCTGGAAGCCTTCGGGCTGGATCCCGCCGGCCGGGTCTGCATCGACGTAGGCGCATCGACCGGCGGCTTCACCCATGTGCTGCTGCACCACGGGGCGGCACGGGTCTACGCGGTGGATGTCGGCCACGGGCAGCTGGCCTGGAGCCTGCGGAACGACCCGCGCGTGGTGGTCCTGGAACGCGTGAACGCCCGCTACCTGGAACCGGCGCAGGTGCCCGAGCCGGTCGGGGCCGTGGTCTGCGATGCCTCCTTCATCGGCCTCTCCACCGTGCTGCCGGCGGCCCTGGCCATGGCGGCGCCCAGCGCCTTCGCCGTCGCGCTCATCAAGCCGCAGTTCGAGGCGGGGCCGGGCAATGTGGGAAAGGGGGGCGTGGTGCGCGACCCGAACGTGCATCGCGCCGTCTGCGCGAAGGTGACGGGCTGGTGGTCGGGCCTGGCGGGCTGGGAGGTCCTGGGTGTTACGGAAAGCCCGATCACCGGGCCCGAGGGAAATAAGGAGTTCCTGATCGGCGCCCGCAGGTCGGGCTAG
- the dxs gene encoding 1-deoxy-D-xylulose-5-phosphate synthase has protein sequence MSPPVTPLLDRVRHPSDMRNLSPEQLKQLAEELRAETIHTVSTTGGHLGASLGVVELTVALHAIFDTPDDRLIWDVGHQTYPHKILTGRRDRIRTLRQGGGLSGFTRRSESEYDPFGAAHSSTSISAGLGMAVARDLLAPLGKGKGVGQNVIAVIGDGAMSAGMAYEAMNNAGALKSRLVVVLNDNDMSIARPVGAMSAYLSRLISSRPFLSIREVMGRLARRFPRPLAQAAKRADEYARGMLTGGTLFEEMGFYYVGPIDGHDLDHLLPVLRNLREADEGGPILLHVVTQKGKGYAPAEASADKYHGVVKFNVVTGEQVKAPPGPPSYTKVFAQALIAEADADPTVVAVTAAMPSGTGLDAFEKRFPRRTFDVGIAEQHAVTFAAGMATEGLKPFVAIYSTFLQRAYDQVVHDVALQNLPVRFAMDRAGLVGADGATHAGAYDVAFLGCIPNMTLMAAADEVELVHMVATAAAHDSGPIAFRYPRGEGTGLELPARGTVLPIGKGRVLREGSTIAILSYGTRLAEAMKAAEELAAQGLSCTVADARFAKPLDTELVERLARSHAVLLTVEEGSVGGFGSLVAQHLAHAGLLDGGLRFRPLVLPDAYIDHEAPKKQYDLAGLNGPQIAQAARDALGREVAVQPARA, from the coding sequence ATGTCCCCACCTGTCACGCCCCTCCTCGACCGCGTCCGTCATCCCTCGGACATGCGCAACCTCTCCCCCGAGCAGCTGAAGCAGCTGGCGGAGGAGTTGCGGGCGGAGACGATCCACACCGTCTCCACCACCGGCGGGCACCTCGGCGCCTCCCTCGGCGTCGTGGAGCTGACCGTCGCGCTGCACGCGATCTTCGACACGCCGGACGACCGGCTGATCTGGGACGTCGGCCACCAGACCTACCCCCACAAGATCCTGACGGGGCGGCGGGACCGGATCCGCACGCTGCGCCAGGGCGGCGGGCTGTCCGGCTTCACCCGCCGCAGCGAGAGCGAGTACGACCCCTTCGGCGCCGCCCACTCCTCCACCTCCATCTCGGCGGGCCTCGGCATGGCCGTGGCGCGCGACCTCCTCGCGCCGCTGGGGAAGGGGAAGGGCGTCGGGCAGAACGTCATCGCCGTGATCGGCGACGGCGCCATGTCCGCCGGCATGGCTTATGAGGCGATGAACAACGCGGGGGCGCTGAAGTCCCGCCTCGTCGTGGTGCTGAACGACAACGACATGTCGATCGCGCGCCCCGTCGGCGCCATGTCGGCCTACCTCTCCCGCCTCATCTCCTCGCGCCCGTTCCTCTCCATCCGCGAGGTGATGGGGCGGCTGGCCCGGCGCTTCCCGCGGCCGCTGGCGCAGGCGGCCAAGCGCGCGGACGAGTACGCGCGCGGCATGCTGACGGGCGGCACCCTCTTCGAGGAGATGGGCTTCTACTATGTCGGCCCGATCGACGGGCACGACCTGGACCACCTGCTGCCCGTGCTGCGGAACCTGCGCGAGGCCGACGAGGGCGGGCCCATCCTGCTCCACGTCGTGACGCAGAAGGGTAAGGGCTACGCCCCCGCCGAGGCGAGCGCGGACAAGTACCACGGCGTGGTGAAGTTCAACGTGGTGACGGGCGAGCAGGTGAAGGCCCCGCCCGGCCCGCCGAGCTACACCAAGGTGTTCGCCCAGGCCCTGATCGCGGAGGCCGATGCCGATCCCACCGTGGTCGCCGTGACCGCCGCCATGCCCAGCGGCACCGGGCTGGACGCCTTCGAGAAGCGCTTCCCCCGCCGGACCTTCGACGTGGGCATCGCCGAGCAGCACGCCGTGACCTTCGCCGCCGGCATGGCGACGGAGGGGCTGAAGCCCTTCGTCGCGATCTACTCCACCTTCCTCCAGCGCGCCTACGATCAGGTGGTGCACGACGTGGCGCTGCAGAACCTGCCCGTGCGCTTCGCCATGGACCGCGCCGGGCTGGTGGGCGCGGACGGCGCCACCCATGCAGGCGCCTACGACGTCGCCTTCCTCGGCTGCATCCCCAACATGACGCTGATGGCGGCCGCCGACGAGGTGGAGCTGGTCCACATGGTCGCCACCGCCGCCGCCCATGATTCCGGGCCCATCGCCTTCCGCTACCCGCGCGGCGAGGGCACGGGGCTGGAGCTGCCGGCGCGCGGCACGGTGCTGCCGATCGGCAAGGGCCGCGTCCTGCGGGAGGGGAGCACCATCGCCATCCTCTCCTACGGCACGCGCCTGGCGGAGGCGATGAAGGCGGCCGAGGAGCTGGCCGCCCAAGGCCTTTCCTGCACCGTTGCGGATGCCCGCTTCGCCAAGCCGCTCGACACGGAGCTGGTGGAGCGGCTGGCCCGCAGCCACGCCGTGCTGCTGACGGTGGAGGAGGGCAGCGTCGGCGGCTTCGGCAGCCTCGTCGCCCAGCACCTCGCCCATGCCGGGCTTCTGGACGGCGGCCTGCGCTTCCGCCCGCTGGTTCTGCCGGACGCCTACATCGACCACGAAGCGCCGAAGAAGCAGTACGACCTGGCCGGGCTCAACGGGCCGCAGATCGCCCAGGCGGCGCGCGACGCGCTGGGGCGCGAGGTGGCCGTGCAGCCGGCCCGGGCCTGA
- a CDS encoding polyprenyl synthetase family protein, whose translation MTDATFAEDLKSAMAEAASEVDEALDALLPKEEGEERKLFAAMRYATMGGGKKMRAFLVLEGARQFGVGRESALRVAAAVEMLHAYSLVHDDLPAMDDDDLRRGKPTVHKAWDEATAILVGDALQTQAFATLAAPETHQDPAVRADLCLALALASGARGMVGGQMLDIMAETATTPPDEAAIVRLQQLKTGRLIEFSAEAGAILGKAPAHSRQCLLYYGREIGAAFQIADDLLDLTATPEETGKATGKDAGAGKATLLGLLGPERARAQAERLVDQAKAHLESFDERAGLMRALADHVIRRRN comes from the coding sequence ATGACGGACGCGACCTTCGCGGAAGACCTGAAGTCGGCGATGGCCGAGGCCGCCTCCGAGGTGGACGAGGCGCTGGACGCGCTGCTGCCGAAGGAGGAGGGCGAGGAGCGCAAGCTTTTCGCCGCCATGCGTTACGCCACCATGGGCGGCGGCAAGAAGATGCGCGCCTTCCTCGTGCTGGAGGGCGCGCGGCAGTTCGGGGTAGGCCGCGAATCCGCCCTTCGCGTGGCGGCCGCGGTCGAAATGCTGCACGCCTACTCGCTCGTGCATGACGACCTGCCGGCGATGGACGACGACGACCTGCGCCGCGGCAAGCCGACCGTCCACAAGGCCTGGGACGAGGCCACCGCCATCCTGGTGGGCGACGCGCTGCAGACCCAGGCCTTCGCCACCCTGGCCGCGCCCGAGACGCACCAGGATCCGGCCGTGCGCGCCGATCTCTGCCTCGCGCTGGCCCTCGCCTCCGGCGCGCGCGGCATGGTCGGTGGCCAGATGCTGGACATCATGGCGGAAACCGCGACGACGCCGCCCGACGAGGCCGCGATCGTCCGGCTCCAGCAGCTCAAGACCGGCCGGCTGATCGAGTTCTCGGCCGAGGCCGGCGCCATCCTCGGCAAGGCGCCCGCCCATTCCCGCCAGTGCCTGCTCTATTATGGCCGCGAGATCGGCGCCGCCTTCCAGATCGCCGACGACCTGCTGGACCTCACGGCGACCCCGGAGGAGACCGGCAAGGCCACGGGCAAGGATGCCGGCGCGGGGAAGGCGACCCTTCTCGGCCTCCTCGGCCCCGAGCGCGCCCGCGCCCAGGCCGAGCGGCTGGTGGACCAGGCCAAGGCCCATCTTGAGAGCTTCGACGAGCGCGCGGGCCTTATGCGCGCGCTGGCCGACCACGTCATCCGCCGCCGGAACTAG
- a CDS encoding exodeoxyribonuclease VII small subunit, with protein MPDTMTDAMNESLAEVENLSFEEAVAELEAIVRRLEGGQAKLEEAMDSYARGTALRAHCQRKLDEAEARVQALVPGPVPALRDVE; from the coding sequence ATGCCCGATACGATGACCGATGCAATGAACGAGTCCCTGGCCGAGGTTGAGAACCTCTCCTTCGAGGAGGCGGTGGCCGAGCTGGAGGCCATCGTGCGCCGGCTGGAGGGCGGGCAGGCGAAGCTGGAGGAGGCGATGGACTCCTACGCCCGCGGCACCGCCCTGCGCGCGCACTGCCAGCGCAAGCTGGACGAGGCGGAGGCGCGGGTCCAGGCCCTGGTGCCCGGCCCGGTGCCGGCCCTGCGGGACGTGGAGTAG
- a CDS encoding histone deacetylase family protein — protein MLLLTHPACLRHENAPYHPEAPARLRAVMQVLETQEFSTLVRAEAPEATREQLLRVHPESHVDRILSIRPAEGETVPLDADTAMNAGTAEAALRAAGAGVEAVDAVMRGEFSRAFCAVRPPGHHAEPDTAMGFCFFSSAAVAARHAQAAHGVERVAVLDFDVHHGNGTQAAFWNEPSLMFASSHQMPLYPGTGAASEVGRGNILNVPLAAGTEGPAFRLIWERDILPAVAAFAPGLIIVSAGFDAHRADPLAGLRLTEEDFGRVTEAICETANRVCGGRVVSLLEGGYDLGALARSVAAHLRALVRA, from the coding sequence ATGCTCCTCCTCACCCATCCCGCCTGCCTCCGGCACGAGAACGCGCCCTACCACCCGGAGGCGCCGGCGCGGCTGCGTGCGGTGATGCAGGTGTTGGAGACGCAGGAGTTCTCCACCCTCGTCCGGGCCGAGGCGCCGGAGGCGACGCGGGAGCAGTTGCTGCGGGTGCATCCCGAGTCCCATGTGGACCGCATCCTCTCCATCCGTCCGGCCGAGGGGGAGACGGTGCCCCTGGACGCCGACACGGCCATGAACGCCGGCACCGCCGAGGCCGCGCTGCGCGCCGCCGGCGCCGGAGTGGAGGCGGTGGACGCGGTGATGCGCGGCGAGTTCTCCCGCGCCTTCTGCGCCGTGCGCCCCCCCGGCCACCACGCCGAACCCGACACGGCCATGGGGTTCTGCTTCTTCTCCAGCGCCGCGGTCGCCGCGCGCCACGCCCAGGCCGCGCACGGGGTGGAGCGGGTGGCGGTGCTGGACTTCGACGTGCATCACGGGAACGGCACCCAGGCGGCCTTCTGGAACGAGCCTTCGCTGATGTTCGCCTCGTCCCACCAGATGCCGCTCTATCCAGGAACGGGCGCGGCCTCGGAGGTGGGGCGGGGCAACATCCTCAACGTCCCCCTGGCCGCCGGCACGGAAGGCCCGGCCTTCCGCCTGATCTGGGAGCGGGACATCCTTCCCGCCGTCGCGGCCTTCGCGCCGGGCCTCATCATCGTCTCCGCCGGCTTCGACGCCCACCGGGCCGATCCGCTGGCCGGGCTGCGCCTGACGGAGGAGGATTTCGGCCGGGTGACGGAAGCGATCTGCGAGACCGCCAACCGGGTTTGCGGCGGCCGGGTGGTCTCGTTGCTGGAAGGGGGCTACGACCTCGGCGCCCTCGCCCGATCGGTGGCCGCGCATCTGCGCGCCCTGGTCCGCGCCTGA
- a CDS encoding sulfurtransferase TusA family protein → MAAPSDTSPAGTTKETLLDVQGLTCPLPVLKANKALRGLAPGARLTVLATDAASVIDFQAYCRETGHALVSFSESAGVFRFTLRKRDEKSDAPGKGG, encoded by the coding sequence ATGGCAGCGCCGTCCGACACGTCCCCCGCCGGGACCACAAAAGAGACCCTGCTCGACGTCCAGGGCCTGACCTGTCCGCTGCCCGTGCTGAAGGCCAACAAGGCCCTGCGCGGGCTGGCGCCGGGCGCGCGCCTGACCGTGCTCGCCACGGACGCCGCGAGCGTGATCGACTTCCAGGCCTATTGCCGGGAGACCGGCCACGCCCTCGTCTCCTTCAGCGAGAGCGCGGGGGTCTTCAGGTTCACCCTGCGCAAGCGCGACGAGAAGTCCGACGCGCCGGGGAAGGGGGGCTGA
- a CDS encoding ROK family protein, which yields MTIRLGVDLGGTKTEIAALGPGGQVLLRRRRPSGAGYEAVVGTIAALVREAEAGLGATGTVGVGIPGSISPLTGLVRNANSQALNGRPLDRDLEAALGRPVRVTNDANCLAMSEAADGAGAGHRSVFAAILGTGVGGGWVVEGRPLEGLNRVAGEWGHTPLPWMRPEEFPGPRCWCGLHGCLETFLCGPALAAEADGPGARDATGLEARAAAGDAAAAAALDRYADRLARALAALVNLMDPEVIVLGGGVSNFARLYAAVPGLMAPYIFGDAKAVNLVRARHGDSSGVFGAARLWDKA from the coding sequence ATGACGATCAGGCTGGGCGTGGACCTCGGGGGCACGAAGACGGAAATCGCGGCGCTGGGCCCGGGCGGGCAGGTCCTGCTGCGCCGCCGCCGCCCGAGCGGGGCGGGCTACGAGGCGGTCGTCGGGACCATTGCCGCCCTGGTGCGTGAGGCGGAGGCCGGGCTGGGCGCCACCGGCACGGTCGGGGTGGGCATTCCCGGCAGCATCAGCCCGCTGACAGGGCTGGTGCGGAACGCCAACAGCCAGGCGCTGAACGGCCGCCCGCTGGACCGGGACCTGGAGGCAGCGCTGGGCCGCCCGGTGCGGGTGACGAACGACGCCAATTGCCTCGCGATGAGCGAGGCGGCCGACGGCGCCGGGGCGGGCCACCGCAGTGTCTTCGCCGCCATCCTGGGAACCGGAGTGGGCGGCGGCTGGGTGGTGGAGGGGCGGCCGCTGGAGGGGCTGAACCGCGTCGCGGGGGAATGGGGCCATACCCCCCTGCCCTGGATGCGCCCGGAGGAGTTCCCGGGGCCGCGCTGCTGGTGCGGCCTGCATGGCTGCCTGGAGACCTTCCTCTGCGGCCCCGCCCTGGCGGCGGAGGCGGACGGGCCTGGTGCGCGGGACGCGACCGGGCTGGAGGCGCGGGCCGCCGCCGGGGATGCGGCCGCCGCCGCCGCGCTGGACCGCTACGCGGACCGGCTGGCCCGAGCCCTGGCGGCGCTGGTGAACCTCATGGACCCAGAGGTGATCGTGCTCGGCGGGGGCGTCTCCAACTTCGCCCGGCTCTACGCGGCGGTGCCGGGGCTCATGGCCCCCTACATCTTCGGCGACGCCAAGGCGGTGAACCTCGTCCGGGCGCGGCACGGGGACAGCTCCGGCGTCTTCGGGGCCGCGCGCCTCTGGGACAAGGCCTGA
- a CDS encoding DNA polymerase IV, which produces MPSLCRDCFAHAAEAPRRCAACGSARVISHPELFTLTIAHVDCDAFFASVEKRDRPELASRPVIIGGGQRGVVSTACYLARTRGVKSAMPMFKALAACPDAVVIKPDFTKYVAASRGIRALMESLTPLVQAMSIDEAVLDLSGTQSLHGAPPAVALARFARQVEREVGVTVSMGLAPNRLLAKIAVERDKPRGMAVIGAAEAAALLAPEPVTILPGVGPAFAAKLGGMGFSTLGQLASLDAREAMRRFGEDGPTLVARARGEDNRPVRPERETKSVSAETTFDRDIARPEEMEPFLWRLCERLARRLAEKGFAAGGVVLKLKTARFALRTRNARLPGPSAVPETLFAAARPLLAREADGTAFRLIGIGAQPLVEAAAADHGDLADPEAPRRAARWAAMESLRAKFGDGAVAVGRGIGPRR; this is translated from the coding sequence ATGCCCTCCCTCTGCCGGGACTGCTTCGCCCATGCCGCCGAGGCGCCGCGCCGCTGCGCCGCCTGCGGCTCCGCGCGCGTGATCTCCCACCCAGAACTCTTCACCCTCACCATTGCCCACGTGGACTGCGACGCCTTTTTCGCGAGCGTGGAGAAGCGGGACCGGCCGGAGCTGGCCTCCCGGCCCGTGATCATCGGCGGCGGGCAGCGCGGCGTGGTCTCCACCGCCTGCTACCTGGCGCGCACGCGCGGCGTGAAATCCGCCATGCCGATGTTCAAGGCCCTGGCCGCCTGCCCGGACGCCGTGGTGATCAAGCCGGACTTCACGAAGTACGTGGCCGCCTCGCGCGGGATCCGGGCGCTGATGGAATCCCTCACGCCCCTGGTCCAGGCCATGTCCATCGACGAGGCGGTGCTGGACCTCTCGGGCACCCAGTCGCTGCACGGCGCCCCGCCTGCCGTGGCCCTGGCCCGCTTCGCCCGGCAGGTCGAGCGGGAGGTGGGCGTAACGGTCTCCATGGGCCTCGCCCCGAACCGGCTGCTGGCCAAGATCGCGGTGGAGCGGGACAAGCCGCGCGGCATGGCCGTGATCGGCGCCGCCGAGGCCGCCGCCCTCCTGGCGCCGGAGCCGGTGACGATCCTGCCGGGGGTGGGCCCGGCCTTCGCCGCGAAGCTCGGGGGCATGGGCTTCTCCACCCTCGGCCAGCTCGCCTCCCTCGACGCGCGGGAAGCGATGCGCCGCTTCGGGGAGGACGGGCCGACGCTGGTGGCCCGTGCGCGCGGCGAGGACAACCGCCCTGTCCGGCCGGAGCGCGAGACGAAGTCCGTCTCCGCCGAGACCACCTTCGACCGCGACATCGCCCGGCCGGAGGAGATGGAGCCCTTCCTCTGGCGCCTGTGCGAGAGGTTGGCGCGGCGGCTGGCGGAGAAGGGCTTCGCGGCGGGCGGCGTGGTCCTGAAGCTGAAGACGGCGCGCTTCGCCCTGCGCACCCGCAACGCCCGACTGCCCGGCCCGAGCGCGGTGCCGGAGACGCTCTTCGCCGCCGCCCGGCCCCTGCTGGCGCGGGAGGCGGACGGCACTGCCTTCCGCCTGATCGGCATCGGCGCCCAGCCGCTTGTGGAGGCCGCGGCCGCCGACCACGGCGACCTGGCGGACCCCGAGGCCCCGCGCCGCGCCGCCCGGTGGGCGGCGATGGAGTCTCTGCGGGCCAAGTTCGGGGACGGGGCGGTGGCGGTGGGCCGCGGCATCGGCCCGCGGCGCTAG